The following are encoded in a window of Arthrobacter sp. NicSoilB4 genomic DNA:
- a CDS encoding heavy metal translocating P-type ATPase yields the protein MEHRHGSHPVGSQQLNHANAEHAGHRPHGRPAGPAAPPDDEHVVHRHGQHAGHSVAMFKNRFWVTLALAVPVVFFSPMFGQLLGYEPPAFPGSAWIPPVLGTVIFFYGGRPFLKGGLNELKARTPGMMLLIAMAITVAFTASWATTLGIGGFDLDFWWELALLVDIMLLGHWLEMRALGSAQGALDALAALLPDEAELITGSGTEIVGVSELRSGDTILVRSGGRMPADGTVIEGQAEFDESMITGESKTVLRAPGDPVVAGTVATDNSLRVRVTAIGEDTALAGIQRLVAEAQASSSRAQALADRAAAFLFYFAAGTGVLTFIAWTLLGSVPDAVERTVTVLVIACPHALGLAIPLVIAISTERAARAGVLIKDRMALERMRTVDVVLFDKTGTLTRGEPELKGVAAADGTDRDGLLTLAAAAESDSEHPVARAIVAAARGRDLPVPQASEFTSLTGRGVSATVGGRTVRVGGPALLRELGAEEPPDLAAVTAAWRDRGAAVLHVVDGTTVLGAVSLEDGVRPESRQAVVALQRRGIKVAMITGDARQVAQAVAAELKIDEVFAEVLPADKDKKVAELQARGLRVAMVGDGVNDSPALARAEVGIAIGGGTDVAVESAGVVLAGNDPRAVLSMVDLSRASYRKMWQNLVWATGYNIIAVPLAAGVLAFAGIVLSPAAGAVLMSASTIVVALNAQLLRRLKLNPADVG from the coding sequence ATGGAACACCGGCACGGAAGCCACCCCGTCGGCAGCCAGCAGCTGAACCACGCGAACGCAGAACACGCAGGGCACCGGCCCCATGGCAGGCCTGCCGGCCCGGCCGCCCCACCGGACGACGAGCACGTCGTTCATCGCCACGGCCAGCACGCCGGGCACAGCGTGGCGATGTTCAAAAACAGGTTCTGGGTGACCCTTGCCCTGGCCGTTCCGGTGGTCTTCTTCAGCCCCATGTTCGGGCAGCTGCTCGGTTACGAGCCACCCGCGTTCCCCGGCTCAGCCTGGATTCCTCCCGTGCTGGGAACCGTTATCTTCTTCTACGGCGGCCGGCCGTTCCTCAAGGGCGGCCTCAATGAGCTGAAGGCCCGGACACCGGGAATGATGCTGCTGATCGCCATGGCCATCACGGTGGCGTTCACCGCCTCGTGGGCGACCACGCTGGGGATCGGCGGCTTCGATCTCGACTTCTGGTGGGAACTGGCCCTGCTGGTCGACATCATGCTCCTGGGACACTGGCTCGAAATGCGCGCCCTCGGCTCGGCGCAAGGCGCCCTGGATGCCCTGGCGGCACTGCTCCCGGACGAGGCCGAGCTCATCACCGGATCCGGAACGGAGATCGTGGGCGTGTCGGAGCTCCGGAGCGGCGATACCATCCTGGTCCGCTCCGGAGGCCGGATGCCGGCAGACGGAACCGTGATCGAGGGGCAGGCCGAATTCGACGAATCCATGATCACGGGCGAGTCCAAGACCGTCCTGCGCGCCCCCGGCGATCCCGTGGTCGCGGGGACCGTAGCCACGGACAACAGCCTCCGCGTCCGGGTAACGGCCATCGGCGAGGACACCGCCCTCGCCGGGATCCAGCGGCTCGTGGCCGAAGCCCAGGCGTCTTCATCGCGGGCGCAGGCCCTCGCCGACCGTGCCGCCGCCTTCCTGTTCTACTTCGCCGCCGGAACCGGCGTCCTCACGTTCATCGCCTGGACGCTGCTGGGCAGTGTGCCCGACGCCGTTGAGCGCACCGTGACGGTGCTGGTGATTGCCTGCCCGCATGCCCTTGGCCTGGCCATCCCGCTGGTCATCGCGATTTCTACGGAACGGGCGGCCCGGGCCGGTGTGCTGATCAAGGACCGGATGGCGCTCGAGCGGATGCGGACGGTCGACGTCGTGCTGTTCGACAAGACGGGGACGCTGACCAGGGGCGAGCCGGAACTCAAGGGCGTTGCCGCCGCCGATGGGACCGACCGGGACGGGCTGCTCACGCTGGCCGCCGCGGCGGAGTCGGACAGCGAGCACCCGGTGGCGCGTGCCATCGTGGCCGCCGCCCGCGGGCGCGACTTGCCGGTCCCGCAGGCGAGCGAATTCACCTCCCTGACCGGCCGCGGGGTCAGTGCCACTGTCGGCGGCCGGACGGTCCGGGTGGGCGGTCCTGCCCTGCTCCGGGAGCTGGGGGCGGAGGAGCCGCCGGATCTGGCAGCCGTCACGGCGGCCTGGCGGGACCGCGGAGCCGCGGTGCTCCATGTCGTGGACGGCACCACCGTGCTGGGTGCCGTGAGCCTTGAGGACGGGGTCCGGCCGGAATCCCGCCAGGCCGTCGTGGCCCTGCAGCGCCGCGGCATCAAGGTTGCCATGATCACGGGCGACGCCCGGCAGGTTGCCCAGGCGGTGGCCGCCGAACTGAAGATTGACGAGGTCTTCGCCGAGGTCCTCCCTGCGGACAAGGACAAGAAGGTCGCCGAACTGCAGGCCCGCGGCCTCAGGGTGGCGATGGTGGGAGACGGCGTCAACGACTCCCCCGCCCTGGCCCGGGCCGAGGTGGGCATCGCGATCGGAGGCGGGACGGACGTCGCGGTGGAGTCCGCCGGCGTGGTCCTTGCCGGGAACGACCCCCGGGCGGTGCTGTCCATGGTGGACCTGTCCCGGGCCAGCTACCGGAAAATGTGGCAGAACCTCGTGTGGGCCACGGGATACAACATTATTGCCGTGCCGCTGGCGGCCGGCGTCTTGGCCTTCGCCGGGATCGTCCTGTCGCCCGCCGCCGGCGCCGTACTGATGTCCGCGTCCACGATCGTGGTGGCCCTTAACGCCCAGCTGCTGCGGCGCCTGAAGCTCAACCCCGCCGACGTCGGCTGA
- a CDS encoding multicopper oxidase family protein encodes MRPISRRDALLLGGLGTAATVAGGAGLWWSLASSQQPTGGTPPAQGSGLRSPPELRSADGRLQLTLDAAPGQVELGGRPAGALCYNGTVPGPTLRLRPGDELTIRLVNSLGEPTNLHVHGLHVSPQANSDNVFVAVRPGEGFDYSYRLPPDHPPGVYWYHPHHHGMVAGQIFAGLFGAIIVEDPEAMPVNRERVLLVSDTTLDSAGNIAAASFMERMAGREGELLLLNGQSIPLLTARPGERERWRIVNACVARFLRLRLDGQQLQLLGLDSGRFPDPETVNELLLAPGNRADVLLTYTAGESALQALPYDRGGMPGMMGQGRAPADGTAALAIVRVDGEPGAPPGTVTARPALEDLRSAPVAARRQIILAMGGGPGGMGGGMGGMRFTINGREYSEARTDTVVAAGSVEEWTLVNTSPMDHPFHLHVWPMQLIEDNGRVLDVVDRRDVVTVRANGRATVRIPFRDFSGRSVYHCHILDHEDLGMMGVIEVR; translated from the coding sequence GTGCGGCCGATCAGCCGCCGCGACGCCCTGCTCCTGGGCGGTCTGGGGACGGCGGCTACCGTGGCAGGCGGGGCCGGGCTGTGGTGGTCCCTCGCCTCCAGTCAGCAGCCGACCGGCGGCACACCTCCCGCCCAGGGTTCCGGGCTCCGCAGCCCTCCTGAACTCCGCAGCGCGGACGGCAGGCTGCAGCTCACCCTTGATGCTGCTCCCGGGCAGGTGGAGCTCGGCGGACGCCCCGCCGGCGCTCTCTGCTACAACGGCACGGTCCCGGGCCCCACGCTCCGCCTGCGACCGGGCGACGAGCTCACCATCAGGCTCGTGAACAGCCTCGGCGAACCGACGAACCTGCACGTCCATGGCCTGCACGTGTCCCCGCAGGCCAACAGCGACAACGTGTTCGTGGCGGTCAGGCCCGGAGAGGGTTTCGACTACAGCTACCGGCTGCCTCCGGACCACCCGCCTGGCGTGTACTGGTACCACCCGCACCACCACGGCATGGTTGCAGGGCAGATCTTCGCGGGGCTTTTCGGGGCGATCATCGTCGAGGATCCCGAAGCCATGCCGGTGAACCGGGAAAGGGTCCTGCTGGTCTCGGACACCACCCTGGACAGCGCCGGGAACATCGCCGCGGCGTCCTTCATGGAACGCATGGCCGGCCGGGAAGGCGAACTGCTCCTGCTCAACGGGCAGAGCATCCCGCTCCTGACCGCCCGCCCGGGCGAACGGGAACGATGGCGGATCGTGAACGCCTGCGTGGCCCGCTTCCTCCGGCTCCGGCTGGACGGACAGCAACTGCAGTTGCTCGGCTTGGACTCGGGGCGGTTTCCGGATCCGGAAACCGTCAACGAACTCCTGCTGGCGCCGGGCAACCGAGCGGACGTGCTGCTGACGTACACCGCCGGCGAATCGGCCCTGCAGGCCCTCCCCTATGACCGCGGCGGCATGCCGGGCATGATGGGGCAGGGACGGGCCCCCGCCGACGGGACGGCCGCTCTGGCGATCGTTCGGGTGGACGGCGAACCCGGAGCCCCGCCGGGCACCGTCACCGCCCGGCCGGCCCTGGAGGACCTGCGCTCCGCACCTGTGGCCGCCCGCCGGCAGATAATCCTGGCCATGGGCGGGGGGCCGGGCGGCATGGGCGGGGGCATGGGCGGCATGCGCTTCACCATCAACGGCCGTGAATACAGCGAGGCCCGCACGGACACGGTCGTGGCGGCCGGTTCGGTCGAGGAATGGACGCTGGTCAACACGAGTCCCATGGACCATCCCTTCCACCTCCATGTGTGGCCGATGCAGCTCATCGAGGACAACGGCCGGGTGCTGGATGTCGTGGACCGGCGGGACGTGGTGACCGTGCGCGCAAACGGGCGCGCCACGGTGAGGATCCCTTTCCGCGACTTCAGCGGCCGCTCGGTCTACCACTGCCACATCCTGGACCACGAGGACCTGGGCATGATGGGGGTGATCGAGGTCCGCTGA